One region of Populus trichocarpa isolate Nisqually-1 chromosome 4, P.trichocarpa_v4.1, whole genome shotgun sequence genomic DNA includes:
- the LOC7477400 gene encoding transcription factor bHLH162 yields the protein MEHNPSSSRTDRKLIERNRRNQMKELYSQLNSLVPHQSSREPVLSVPDQLDEAASYIKRLQTNLEKMKEKKDSLMGMERADYTCKNSSGGKTAGLRSPQIEVSEMGSTLEVVLMNGLDSRFMFNEIIRVLHEEGAEIINASLSVVEDTVFHTIHSKVGDSAHSVNGAARISHRLKKLVQDDNEF from the exons ATGGAGCACAACCCTAGTTCATCAAGAACTGACAGAAAATTAATAGAGAGGAATAGAAGAAATCAAATGAAGGAACTCTACTCCCAGCTTAATTCTCTTGTACCCCATCAAAGCTCAagg GAACCAGTGCTGTCAGTGCCTGATCAACTAGATGAAGCTGCAAGCTACATAAAAAGGTTGCAGACTAACTTGGAGAagatgaaggaaaagaaagacaGTTTAATGGGAATGGAAAGGGCAGATTATACTTGCAAGAATAGTAGTGGTGGAAAAACAGCCGGTTTAAGATCACCACAAATTGAGGTTAGTGAAATGGGTTCCACTTTAGAGGTTGTTTTGATGAATGGCCTGGACAGTCGGTTCATGTTCAATGAGATCATTCGTGTGCTTCATGAAGAAGGAGCAGAGATTATTAATGCCAGTCTTTCTGTTGTAGAAGATACTGTATTCCATACAATACATTCTAAG GTTGGAGATTCTGCCCACAGTGTTAATGGAGCTGCGAGGATATCTCACAGGCTAAAGAAGTTAGTCCAAGATGATAATGagttttaa
- the LOC18097474 gene encoding eukaryotic translation initiation factor 3 subunit D, with product MVGGFEVGAVPFNPDGWGPPDATVTATTTSTLPLNVPFAPFSRSEKLGRIADFTRNLNQGQGGAGGRKNAASDSVFDFTADDSFPSAADNDSSFRLVDGKPPPRPKFGPKWRFNQHNRPQLPQRRDEEVEAKKREAEKERARRDRHYNQNRSNQNQPRREAAVFKSSVEIQPEWNMLDQIPFSTFTKLSFSVPEPEDLILCGGLEFYDKSFDRITPKAERRLERFKNRNFFKVTTTDDPVIRRLANEDKATVFATDNILATLMCATRSVYSWDIVVQRVGNKLFFDKRDGSQLDLLSVHETSQEPLPEAKDDINSAYSLSVEAAYINQNFSQQVLFRDGNKVAFDEPNPFANEGEEVASVAYKYRRWKLDDDMHLVARCEVQSVVEVNKQRSFLTLNALNEFDPKYSGVDWRQKLETQRGAVLATELKNNANKLAKWTAQALLASADMMKLGYVSRVHPRDHFNHVILAVVGYKPKDFASQINLNTSNMWGIVKSIVDLCMKLNEGKYVLVKDPSKPQVRIYEVPADAFENDYVEEPLPEEEQAQPPEENAENAEANGVTNDVEDKEIDVQA from the coding sequence ATGGTAGGCGGCTTCGAAGTAGGTGCCGTCCCTTTCAATCCCGACGGTTGGGGTCCACCGGACGCCACCGTCaccgccaccaccacctccacacTTCCTCTCAACGTCCCCTTCGCTCCCTTCTCTCGCTCTGAAAAGCTCGGCCGAATCGCTGATTTCACTCGCAATCTTAACCAAGGCCAAGGCGGAGCTGGTGGGCGAAAAAACGCTGCATCCGACTCCGTCTTCGACTTCACTGCCGACGATTCCTTCCCCTCCGCCGCTGACAACGACTCCTCCTTCCGTCTCGTTGACGGGAAGCCTCCTCCGCGGCCGAAGTTTGGACCTAAGTGGCGGTTCAACCAGCACAACCGCCCTCAGCTACCGCAACGTCGCGATGAGGAAGTGGAGGCGAAGAAGCGCGAGGCGGAGAAAGAGAGGGCTCGTAGGGACCGGCATTATAATCAAAACCGGTCCAATCAGAATCAGCCACGTAGGGAAGCGGCAGTGTTTAAGAGTTCTGTGGAGATCCAACCTGAATGGAATATGCTTGATCAGATTCCGTTTAGTACATTTACGAAACTGTCTTTCTCGGTCCCGGAACCAGAGGATTTGATTTTATGTGGTGGGTTAGAGTTTTATGATAAGAGTTTTGATAGAATCACACCGAAAGCAGAGCGGAGATTGGAAAGGTTTAAGAATAGGAATTTCTTTAAGGTAACTACCACTGATGATCCTGTTATTAGAAGATTAGCTAATGAAGACAAAGCTACCGTTTTTGCTACTGATAATATTTTAGCTACGTTGATGTGCGCAACCCGCTCTGTTTATTCTTGGGATATTGTGGTTCAAAGGGTGGGAAATAAGTTGTTTTTTGATAAAAGAGATGGATCTCAGCTTGATTTGTTGTCAGTTCACGAGACATCACAGGAGCCTTTACCAGAGGCTAAGGATGATATAAACTCGGCATATTCATTGAGTGTTGAGGCTGCTTATATTAATCAGAACTTTTCGCAGCAAGTTTTGTTTAGGGATGGGAATAAGGTTGCATTTGATGAGCCTAACCCGTTTGCCAATGAAGGGGAGGAGGTTGCATCCGTGGCTTATAAGTATAGGAGGTGGAAATTGGATGATGATATGCATCTTGTTGCTAGGTGTGAAGTGCAGAGTGTTGTTGAGGTTAATAAGCAAAGGTCGTTCTTGACATTGAATGCGCTTAATGAGTTTGATCCCAAGTATTCTGGTGTTGATTGGAGACAGAAGTTGGAGACTCAAAGGGGTGCTGTTTTGGCTACTGAATTGAAGAACAATGCGAATAAATTGGCTAAATGGACTGCTCAAGCTTTGTTGGCTAGTGCTGATATGATGAAGTTAGGGTATGTTTCTAGGGTCCATCCAAGGGATCATTTCAATCATGTGATTTTGGCTGTTGTTGGATATAAGCCTAAGGACTTTGCTTCTCAGATTAATTTGAATACCTCCAACATGTGGGGTATTGTCAAGAGTATTGTTGACTTGTGCATGAAATTGAATGAGGGTAAGTATGTGCTGGTGAAAGACCCGTCTAAGCCACAAGTGAGGATTTATGAGGTTCCTGCTGATGCGTTTGAGAATGATTATGTGGAGGAGCCTTTGCCCGAGGAGGAACAAGCCCAGCCTCCTGAGGAGAATGCTGAGAATGCCGAGGCAAATGGGGTTACCAATGATGTGGAAGATAAAGAGATTGATGTTCAAGCTTGA